The following coding sequences lie in one Vibrio aerogenes genomic window:
- the ald gene encoding alanine dehydrogenase codes for MIVGVPKEIKNHEYRVGMIPACVRELIIHGHQVYVEKNAGQGIGFSDQDYISAGAEILPTAEEVFAKSEMIVKVKEPQAVERAMLREGQILFTYLHLAPDFPQTEDLIQSKAVCIAYETVTDERNQLPLLAPMSEVAGRMSIQAGAQALEKSKGGCGLLIGGVPGVEPAKVVIIGGGVVGASAARMAVGLRADVTVLDRNVNTLRRLDEEFQGRIKVVYSTNEAIERHVTQADLVIGAVLIPGAAAPKLVTQELIAKMKPGSAVVDVAIDQGGCFATSHATTHDAPTYIVDDVVHYCVANMPGAVARTSTFALNNATLPFILNLADKGYQEALLSDPGFLKGLNVIHGQVTCKEVAENFNLSYVAPEEAIKMFN; via the coding sequence ATGATTGTCGGTGTTCCTAAGGAAATTAAAAATCATGAGTATCGTGTTGGTATGATTCCGGCGTGTGTCCGGGAGTTGATCATTCATGGACATCAGGTTTACGTAGAAAAAAATGCCGGACAGGGTATTGGTTTTTCAGATCAAGATTACATTTCTGCAGGCGCTGAAATTCTTCCTACTGCGGAAGAAGTGTTTGCAAAATCAGAGATGATTGTGAAAGTAAAAGAGCCACAGGCCGTTGAGCGGGCGATGTTGCGTGAAGGACAAATTCTGTTTACATATTTACATCTGGCACCTGATTTCCCTCAAACAGAAGATTTAATTCAGAGTAAAGCTGTTTGTATTGCCTATGAGACAGTGACTGATGAAAGAAATCAGTTACCTCTGCTTGCACCAATGTCAGAGGTTGCCGGAAGAATGTCAATTCAGGCTGGTGCACAGGCTCTTGAGAAGTCAAAAGGTGGTTGTGGCTTATTGATAGGTGGTGTGCCTGGTGTTGAGCCGGCAAAAGTTGTGATTATCGGTGGTGGTGTTGTTGGAGCAAGTGCTGCCCGTATGGCTGTTGGGTTAAGAGCTGATGTGACTGTACTGGATCGAAATGTCAATACATTACGCCGCCTGGACGAAGAATTTCAGGGGCGGATAAAAGTTGTTTATTCGACGAATGAAGCAATTGAAAGGCATGTAACACAAGCTGATTTAGTTATCGGTGCAGTTTTGATTCCGGGAGCTGCCGCTCCTAAACTGGTGACTCAAGAGTTGATCGCAAAAATGAAACCCGGTTCAGCTGTCGTTGATGTTGCTATTGATCAGGGCGGTTGTTTCGCAACTTCTCATGCAACAACTCACGATGCGCCCACTTATATTGTCGATGATGTTGTTCACTACTGTGTTGCAAATATGCCAGGTGCAGTGGCAAGAACTTCTACATTTGCACTGAATAACGCAACACTACCATTTATTCTGAATCTTGCGGATAAAGGATATCAGGAAGCCTTATTAAGTGATCCAGGATTCCTGAAGGGCTTAAACGTGATTCATGGTCAGGTAACATGCAAAGAAGTGGCTGAAAACTTCAACCTGAGCTACGTAGCGCCAGAGGAAGCTATCAAAATGTTTAATTGA
- a CDS encoding GNAT family N-acetyltransferase, with the protein MDIRVAEYSDYERIAKLHAKSWRMNYKGIMDADYLRDEVDEERKLIWQTRLINPPINQHVVLAEEGNQLCGFICAFGNHDFDKGSIIESLHVEPEYQGNGLAKLLIREATEWIQHYFPDTGVYLEVTEENIKAIQFYDHLGGLHEMNRIWHTPCGCDIPEWIYTWETPQAILSAVE; encoded by the coding sequence ATGGATATTAGAGTAGCTGAATATAGCGATTATGAAAGAATAGCAAAGTTACACGCAAAAAGCTGGCGAATGAATTACAAGGGCATTATGGATGCAGACTATTTGCGTGATGAAGTTGATGAAGAGCGTAAATTGATTTGGCAGACTCGTTTGATTAATCCACCGATTAACCAGCACGTGGTTCTTGCAGAGGAAGGGAACCAGCTGTGTGGATTTATCTGTGCTTTTGGTAATCATGATTTTGATAAGGGATCGATTATTGAGTCTCTGCATGTTGAACCTGAGTATCAGGGAAACGGATTAGCGAAGCTGCTCATCAGAGAAGCAACAGAATGGATACAGCATTATTTTCCTGATACCGGTGTTTACTTAGAGGTCACGGAAGAGAACATTAAAGCAATTCAGTTTTATGATCATTTAGGTGGTCTGCATGAGATGAATCGTATCTGGCATACACCTTGTGGATGTGATATTCCCGAATGGATATATACATGGGAGACACCACAGGCTATTTTATCTGCAGTTGAATAA
- a CDS encoding beta-phosphoglucomutase family hydrolase yields MRIFLINGQGDVMIQIAQYDGLIFDMDGTLIDTMPSHVASWEETSAYFNFPFMPDWLHSMGGMPSIKVVGEINKRFGLSLDPVNVSKYKQQVFRALGCPGNRIPSTCQILEQNQGKKKIALGTGSPKENAILLMEKAGLLDKFDAIVTASDVENHKPAPDTFLKACELMALKPSRCLVFEDTLLGKQAAHSAGMDCILVTDGALELCPVHEK; encoded by the coding sequence ATGCGTATTTTTCTTATCAATGGACAAGGGGATGTCATGATTCAGATAGCGCAGTATGATGGATTGATTTTTGATATGGATGGTACGCTAATCGATACAATGCCGTCTCATGTTGCATCATGGGAAGAGACTTCAGCCTATTTTAATTTTCCCTTTATGCCAGATTGGCTGCATAGCATGGGGGGGATGCCAAGCATTAAGGTGGTTGGTGAAATCAACAAACGTTTTGGCCTGTCTTTGGATCCCGTCAACGTATCAAAATACAAACAACAGGTCTTTCGGGCGCTTGGTTGTCCCGGCAACAGAATTCCGTCAACCTGTCAGATTCTTGAACAGAATCAGGGAAAGAAAAAAATTGCTTTGGGTACCGGCAGCCCAAAAGAAAATGCCATATTATTAATGGAAAAAGCTGGATTGCTCGATAAGTTTGACGCCATTGTGACGGCTTCTGATGTCGAGAACCACAAACCTGCACCTGATACATTTCTGAAAGCTTGTGAATTGATGGCGTTGAAGCCATCCCGGTGTTTGGTTTTTGAGGACACGTTGTTAGGTAAACAGGCGGCTCATTCCGCAGGAATGGATTGTATTCTGGTTACGGATGGTGCGTTGGAACTTTGCCCTGTGCATGAAAAATAA
- a CDS encoding iron-containing alcohol dehydrogenase, which produces MSIMRFSIPRDIIYGEDSLAELTNLKGKKAAIVTGGSSMKRLGFLDQCQKYLADAGIESIIIDGVEPNPSVATVWRGAEAMIQFEPDWIVAIGGGSALDAAKVMWCFYEHPQLKFEDIIEVGSMPPLRNKARFIAIPSTSGTASEITAFSVITDTENHIKYPIVAADMVPDIAILDPKLPEKMPAHITANTGMDVLTHATEAVVSIAATSFTDPYAIEAIRLVIENIETAFKEPENMQARYNMHNASALAGMAFTNASLGLVHSLAHKIGGEFGVTHGLANAILLPYVIEFNRQSTDKYAVVEKLLGIDDLAEAVRKLNKGMNIPACFKDCDEVDFSEDKFKQVLDRMSERAFGDPCTLTNPGKPTVEDVKALYTRSYYGK; this is translated from the coding sequence ATGAGCATAATGAGGTTTTCGATTCCCCGTGACATCATCTATGGTGAAGATTCACTGGCCGAATTAACAAACTTAAAGGGAAAAAAAGCGGCAATTGTGACAGGTGGAAGTTCGATGAAGCGCTTGGGCTTTCTCGACCAATGTCAAAAATATCTGGCCGATGCAGGAATAGAAAGCATCATTATTGATGGCGTTGAGCCAAATCCTTCTGTCGCAACTGTCTGGCGGGGCGCTGAAGCGATGATTCAGTTTGAGCCTGACTGGATCGTTGCGATCGGTGGTGGTTCCGCGCTGGATGCGGCTAAAGTGATGTGGTGTTTTTATGAGCATCCTCAGCTTAAATTTGAGGACATTATTGAAGTTGGTTCAATGCCACCACTCAGAAACAAAGCCAGATTTATTGCAATTCCTTCAACCAGTGGGACTGCGTCTGAGATTACTGCATTTTCTGTGATTACCGATACGGAAAATCATATCAAATATCCGATTGTTGCTGCAGATATGGTGCCGGACATAGCTATTCTTGATCCTAAATTACCGGAAAAAATGCCGGCACATATCACGGCGAACACAGGGATGGATGTATTAACCCATGCCACAGAAGCCGTTGTTTCAATTGCTGCAACATCATTTACAGACCCGTATGCAATTGAGGCGATTCGCCTGGTGATTGAAAATATAGAAACAGCCTTTAAAGAACCGGAAAATATGCAGGCAAGATACAATATGCACAATGCCTCTGCTTTGGCTGGCATGGCATTTACCAATGCATCACTGGGTTTGGTTCACTCCCTGGCACACAAAATTGGCGGTGAGTTTGGAGTCACCCATGGGCTGGCGAATGCCATTTTATTACCTTATGTGATTGAATTTAATCGTCAGTCAACAGATAAGTATGCTGTCGTAGAAAAACTGCTGGGAATTGATGATCTTGCTGAAGCGGTCAGAAAGCTTAATAAAGGGATGAATATCCCGGCTTGCTTTAAAGATTGTGATGAGGTTGATTTCAGTGAAGATAAATTCAAACAGGTCCTTGACCGTATGAGTGAAAGAGCATTTGGTGATCCATGTACATTAACTAACCCAGGTAAACCAACTGTTGAAGATGTAAAAGCACTCTATACACGCAGCTATTACGGTAAATAA
- a CDS encoding DUF2147 domain-containing protein, with product MKIVSYLFCLMLLLSGFSVAAASPSLVGDWDCTASLQKPLFRLTLKSHDQYTALGDYHTQGVLTASLNGQPVEVKYAITGDGQWQVSQKTLKLKSRQLKFDNISNPEWEAFLNLRQYIPKQASGSFDIRSLTQQHLVLNNHRLTQNIQCERR from the coding sequence ATGAAAATAGTCAGTTATTTATTTTGTCTCATGCTGCTCTTATCCGGATTTTCTGTGGCGGCTGCATCCCCGTCTCTTGTCGGGGACTGGGACTGTACAGCTTCATTACAGAAACCTTTGTTCAGGTTGACACTGAAAAGTCATGATCAGTATACGGCTTTGGGGGACTATCATACCCAGGGCGTTCTCACCGCTTCTCTGAATGGCCAGCCGGTTGAAGTGAAATACGCCATTACCGGTGATGGTCAGTGGCAGGTCAGTCAGAAAACTCTGAAACTCAAATCGCGTCAGTTAAAATTTGATAATATCAGTAATCCCGAATGGGAAGCATTTCTGAATCTCAGGCAGTATATTCCAAAGCAGGCGAGCGGGTCTTTTGATATCCGTTCACTGACCCAACAGCATCTGGTGTTGAATAATCATCGCTTAACCCAGAATATTCAGTGTGAGAGACGTTAG
- a CDS encoding LysR substrate-binding domain-containing protein, with amino-acid sequence MKNGRHLILSYDGQRLAPYAKNLIEMHDKTLAQLKSEAPTTQIRLGCPDDYAESVLPELVRLFHQQWPQLDLQITAAPSHRIRMMLDSNHLDAGIVTRSPTSEEGYPLQQEQGVWVRAFKDRQLLAMEPLPVVLFQPECKFHQAAIDGLIKQNKNFKVMACTSSASTLRGLINHGLGIGAMARSSMGNGLEEISGNILPKLPMIEVVLILSGRKENPLTEALAQQLSHWYQAGTHISVA; translated from the coding sequence GTGAAGAATGGGCGTCATCTGATTCTTTCTTATGATGGACAACGCCTTGCGCCCTATGCAAAGAATCTGATTGAAATGCATGATAAAACGCTGGCACAACTTAAATCTGAAGCACCAACGACCCAAATTCGCCTGGGCTGTCCCGATGATTATGCCGAGTCAGTCTTACCAGAACTTGTCCGGTTATTTCATCAGCAATGGCCTCAGCTTGACTTACAAATCACAGCAGCCCCCAGCCACCGGATAAGAATGATGCTTGACAGCAACCATCTTGACGCCGGTATCGTCACCCGCTCACCAACATCCGAAGAAGGATACCCGCTGCAACAGGAGCAAGGTGTCTGGGTTCGGGCATTCAAAGACCGGCAGCTGCTGGCAATGGAGCCACTGCCTGTTGTGCTGTTCCAGCCTGAATGTAAGTTCCATCAGGCTGCGATCGACGGACTTATCAAGCAAAACAAAAATTTTAAAGTCATGGCGTGCACCAGTAGTGCTTCCACGCTTCGTGGATTAATTAATCACGGTCTCGGGATTGGGGCAATGGCCCGCTCCAGTATGGGGAACGGACTTGAAGAAATTTCCGGAAATATACTGCCCAAACTGCCGATGATAGAAGTGGTACTTATATTGTCAGGCAGGAAGGAAAATCCGTTAACTGAAGCTTTAGCCCAGCAATTATCACACTGGTATCAAGCCGGGACTCACATATCCGTCGCATAA
- a CDS encoding LysR family transcriptional regulator — translation MMDIEALRSFIAFVETGSFTRTAKQVHRTQSAISMQMKKT, via the coding sequence ATGATGGATATAGAAGCACTGCGAAGTTTTATTGCCTTTGTAGAAACAGGAAGTTTTACCCGGACGGCAAAACAGGTGCATCGCACGCAGTCAGCCATCAGCATGCAGATGAAAAAAACTTGA
- a CDS encoding glutathione S-transferase family protein gives MKLYIGNKNYSTWSLRAWILMKKSGISFEEVKLPLDTPQFYAALEPVTPTQKVPCLVDGEVTVWDSLAICEYINDIYLSGRAWPADKASKAKARALAAEMHSGFMALRNEMPMNIRAVRRVVLSENGQQDLQRIDQIFSQQMDEYADRGGWLFGEFSITDAMYIPVVLRLITYQMAVSDGAQKYVDHVMACDALKAWLDEGLKETEIVECDEAGEAV, from the coding sequence ATGAAACTATATATCGGAAATAAAAACTACTCAACATGGTCGCTAAGAGCATGGATATTGATGAAAAAATCAGGCATCTCCTTTGAAGAGGTTAAGCTGCCGTTAGATACACCACAATTCTATGCAGCCCTTGAACCGGTCACTCCGACGCAGAAAGTACCCTGTCTGGTTGATGGTGAGGTGACCGTTTGGGATTCACTGGCGATCTGTGAATACATCAATGATATTTATTTATCCGGAAGGGCATGGCCGGCAGATAAAGCATCGAAAGCGAAAGCAAGGGCGTTGGCAGCAGAAATGCATTCCGGATTTATGGCACTGAGAAATGAAATGCCGATGAATATCCGGGCTGTTCGCCGGGTCGTGTTATCAGAAAATGGACAACAAGACCTTCAGCGCATAGATCAGATTTTTTCACAGCAGATGGATGAATATGCAGATCGTGGAGGCTGGTTGTTCGGGGAGTTTTCAATTACAGATGCAATGTATATTCCGGTGGTGCTGCGGCTGATCACATATCAGATGGCTGTCAGTGACGGGGCACAAAAATATGTTGATCATGTGATGGCCTGTGATGCTTTAAAGGCATGGCTGGATGAAGGCCTGAAAGAGACAGAAATTGTTGAGTGTGATGAAGCAGGAGAGGCGGTATAG
- a CDS encoding LysR family transcriptional regulator, translating to MLENLKRIAIFNKVVECGSFTRAGLELGMAKSKVSEQVTALEANLKVRLLNRSTRSISLTTEGATFYESSQGLMNQAEDAVNSLAPMVNEISGLIRIGTSVDVGMYLLIPQLKRFNKKYPKVIFDVQLEDELKDPIQHNLDLVIRIGELKSSSLVGRVLAPFKLGIYASKTYLKNHKAIKTLDDLKYHDWIAVTRMSLPNNRVSLIESSGFSRCVRVRPRHQTNSPMAAMSMIQQNMGIGPVANFLVKQTNDDSLVQLFPQFSHQGPSMNILYPSRKNIPPRTHLLIQFLIQEMHHGAE from the coding sequence ATGTTAGAAAATCTGAAACGAATTGCCATTTTTAACAAAGTTGTTGAATGTGGTTCGTTTACAAGAGCCGGACTGGAATTAGGTATGGCGAAATCAAAAGTCAGTGAACAGGTGACAGCGCTTGAAGCGAATTTGAAAGTACGACTGCTCAACCGGTCCACACGAAGCATCAGTCTGACAACAGAAGGCGCAACTTTCTATGAATCCAGTCAGGGTTTGATGAATCAGGCTGAAGACGCAGTTAACTCTCTCGCTCCCATGGTGAATGAAATATCCGGATTAATCAGGATTGGCACTTCTGTTGATGTTGGCATGTATTTACTCATCCCGCAGCTTAAACGGTTTAATAAAAAATATCCGAAGGTCATCTTCGATGTACAACTTGAAGATGAATTGAAAGATCCCATTCAGCATAATCTTGATCTGGTTATCAGGATTGGTGAGCTCAAATCCAGTTCTCTGGTCGGAAGAGTTCTGGCACCATTTAAACTGGGAATCTATGCCAGTAAAACCTATCTGAAGAATCACAAAGCAATCAAAACGCTCGATGATCTGAAATATCATGACTGGATCGCTGTGACCCGAATGAGCCTGCCAAATAACAGAGTGTCTCTGATAGAATCTTCTGGATTCAGCCGCTGTGTCAGAGTCAGGCCCAGACACCAAACCAATTCCCCTATGGCAGCGATGTCGATGATCCAGCAAAATATGGGCATCGGCCCGGTCGCTAATTTTCTGGTTAAACAAACAAATGATGACTCTTTGGTTCAGCTGTTTCCTCAGTTTTCTCATCAGGGACCAAGTATGAATATTCTTTATCCCTCCAGAAAAAATATACCACCCAGAACACATTTACTGATTCAGTTCCTGATTCAGGAAATGCATCACGGGGCGGAATAA
- a CDS encoding L-tyrosine/L-tryptophan isonitrile synthase family protein — protein MLEKNNKENLVEEISFILLNQLIAQYDADIHGLVKLKDKVRHFVSDEQPVQLLLPAFPCKTNNLDKVISHLPDMGEYLVLRKFVQAIRDIQAIYEPGVIFYIFSDYHTFSDYISVDLKHHYDFSDQLRLMVERMNCSEYLKIVNFEHYSEFDDLEDYEYFKGLKEKYGQPGYEENFEALKLKDNKMNTTYLGLKKFMSHDQKHVLAQLSYKQRRIRLSEIAKGMMVQGKALDNFLNDKFSDCIRLSIHQHSMVGKKYSLYLFEERAFKTPWHTAVLFDAAQGKYNVDMKQNHLDRDGVVIPVEYDNRTWCYIRLTAKTPEAEQKLRQVKAVLYREKFGLMLVNSQDNCPVSLFEHKELKYLIKEFGTVVLRGFDPFAAPQELESWYAERGALVPWKFGNTHIISPVDGHQGKPSSSADSQEALPMHWDLLCPPPYMHVSQDLYQYEDFTPDEFVLYCHRNEPVNAETDGINITSDTALAALTIHGREREQLRQTKIRYSTKESYFGGDSKVYPLLITCPWTGQNTIRWWEAWDDRYHAGALQPNYSEIAQSTHYTDMDALEDRLIEVCMNPNVSIKHQFENGDLVLLNNHTTVHGRTAFNGYREMWRIQLQPQSINSPWQPHNLVEYDKVS, from the coding sequence ATGTTAGAGAAAAATAATAAAGAAAATCTAGTGGAAGAAATATCATTTATATTATTGAACCAACTGATTGCTCAGTACGATGCAGATATTCATGGATTAGTAAAATTAAAAGATAAAGTCCGTCATTTTGTCTCAGATGAACAGCCCGTTCAGCTTCTTCTGCCTGCATTCCCCTGTAAGACTAATAATCTGGATAAAGTGATTAGTCATTTACCAGATATGGGGGAATATTTAGTTTTGAGAAAGTTTGTTCAAGCCATTCGTGATATTCAGGCAATCTATGAGCCCGGTGTTATTTTCTATATTTTTTCTGATTATCATACATTCTCCGACTATATTTCAGTTGATTTGAAACATCATTATGATTTCTCAGATCAACTGCGTTTAATGGTTGAAAGAATGAATTGTAGTGAATATTTGAAGATTGTGAATTTTGAGCATTATTCTGAATTTGATGACTTAGAAGACTATGAGTATTTTAAAGGATTAAAAGAAAAATACGGTCAACCCGGATATGAAGAAAACTTTGAAGCGCTGAAGCTCAAAGATAATAAAATGAATACGACTTATCTGGGGCTGAAGAAGTTTATGAGCCATGATCAGAAGCATGTTCTGGCACAACTTTCTTATAAACAACGCCGGATACGTTTATCTGAAATCGCAAAAGGGATGATGGTGCAGGGGAAAGCACTGGATAATTTCCTGAATGATAAATTCTCAGATTGTATTCGTTTAAGTATTCACCAGCATTCGATGGTCGGCAAAAAATATTCTCTGTACCTGTTTGAGGAACGTGCATTTAAAACCCCATGGCATACGGCGGTGCTGTTTGATGCTGCTCAGGGAAAATATAACGTTGATATGAAGCAAAACCACCTTGATCGGGATGGTGTGGTTATACCGGTTGAATATGATAACAGAACCTGGTGTTACATCCGGTTAACCGCAAAAACACCGGAAGCTGAACAAAAACTACGTCAGGTGAAAGCGGTGCTTTACCGTGAAAAATTTGGTTTGATGCTGGTGAACTCACAGGATAATTGTCCGGTCTCTTTATTTGAGCATAAAGAGCTGAAATACCTGATTAAAGAATTTGGCACGGTTGTGTTACGTGGTTTTGACCCGTTTGCTGCACCTCAGGAACTGGAGTCGTGGTATGCCGAACGGGGTGCACTGGTTCCCTGGAAATTCGGCAATACGCATATTATCTCCCCGGTTGACGGGCATCAGGGTAAACCAAGCTCTTCGGCTGACTCACAAGAGGCGTTACCGATGCACTGGGATCTCTTGTGTCCGCCTCCTTATATGCATGTCAGTCAGGATTTATATCAGTACGAAGACTTTACACCAGATGAATTTGTACTGTATTGCCACCGGAATGAGCCGGTTAATGCAGAAACAGATGGTATCAACATCACATCTGATACAGCACTTGCAGCATTGACGATTCATGGGCGTGAACGTGAACAGTTACGCCAAACCAAGATCCGTTACTCAACCAAAGAAAGTTACTTTGGTGGAGATAGCAAAGTTTATCCGTTACTGATTACCTGTCCATGGACCGGGCAAAATACGATTCGCTGGTGGGAAGCGTGGGATGACCGATATCACGCCGGAGCCTTGCAACCCAATTATTCCGAAATTGCGCAGTCCACACATTATACAGACATGGATGCGTTAGAAGATCGCCTCATTGAAGTATGTATGAATCCAAATGTGAGTATTAAGCACCAGTTTGAAAATGGAGATCTGGTTTTACTGAACAATCATACGACAGTTCACGGCAGAACGGCATTTAACGGATATCGTGAAATGTGGCGGATACAGCTTCAGCCACAATCGATCAACTCACCATGGCAACCGCATAATCTTGTTGAATACGATAAAGTCAGCTAA